DNA sequence from the Dreissena polymorpha isolate Duluth1 chromosome 3, UMN_Dpol_1.0, whole genome shotgun sequence genome:
AATGTATATGTTCAATAACGTGTACAATTTCAGGCAAGCGACGATAAAGCTACATCCAAGCTTGGTGCTCGATAAACTCGAAGAATTGGGTTACCGGATGGTGTCCAGCGCATGTAATGACAAGATGATGATGTGGACGATGCACGCTCCTCCCGCGATGAAATCGATAGAAGTCCAAAACCCAACTGATGAGTTTCATCAAAAGATAAAAGACTGATTTGGGGCTACGTGCATTTAATATGTGGACTTTAAACGCTCCTCCCGCGATGGAATTATAAGTCCATCAACATCAACAATTTGATTACGACTGATTTTTGGCTACTTTCCTTTTATCTGCAAGCTAGTAAAATGCACATTGCAGTTGCTAATACAGCTTAATTACGTTTGATATGATTTAAATACAGTACCTGTGTCATAaagaaatatgaataaaataacaaatcgAATCCTTCTGTGTGCAGATCGTTAATGACCATATTGAGATATTTGATATCGACTGAACGGCTGAttcaaatttaatgtttacacttGTCTGAAAAAGACATTACGACGGAATAGGAAACCTTATCACATTATCGACCTAACCGTTCACCTGACTCACAAATCAGTTCACGTTCTTTAGACCCTATtcgcgttgttgttgttttttcataatgcggaatttatgtttttatacatttttcGGATCGATTGAATATCGGGCAAAGTTCGTTTAGTAGTTCGTTTGCATATAAAAGAACAAAGTTAAAGGCATTGTTATCAGCAATACGATTTTGATGTGTACTTTATTAAACATCTATTGtaggtttttttatttttgagatATACTATTGGCCTTTTTTATTTTACAACTATTCATAAAACTTACTACTGATACTAGCTGGTGTGTTTATTGCTTTTTATAGTCTACATAACTCtttactaaaataaaaaatgcatacattGCAATTACGTTGTTCTAAATAGCTACACACGTCTCTTCAACGgcatttccaatattttgataTCTCGTTGTCAGCGGCCTGCTTCtagaaatacatataataaaattaaataaatcgttcaaacacgtcactgtttatttaaatgtttctggtactaaacatgtttcggccgtagccttcatcagtagtacattaatataaacaaatacaaaggaagtgacgtcaacgtcatacaataacgtaacgtcgtttggcggaaaaatatatagttcattatattacataatacataatacagagATGGATCATTGctgatacaacagtctattagtaataatataatttataaaaaaacatagtaatagacaaacatcaaatgtatatgtaaattatgtttatgttctatatgtcatacagcagtttattatttagaccgttaggaatcatagtttttaatttgtgtatccaatatgtttatttacatatgaaatacatatcCTGCACATGTATTTAATTACCATTGATTTTCGCGCTTATAGCCCATGGCGGAAGATGGTTCATTTCTGTATTAACACCATCACGTTGCTCCGAAGCCGGTTGGAGTCATATGGTTTGCTTTCCGATCCTACTTCCGTCCAATATCATGtcagttgttaaatttattttctaGAAGGACATGATATTGAATTACATTTAATTACTTGTCATACCTAGCAAAAGTGATTCCCCTCCCCTCCTGTCTACTGTTGTGTCCTGTCAATTGCCGGTTAAAAGTGATAATAGAGCGTAAATAAATACGTTCGAATAGTCGCGCCCCCAATATATGTTTGTACAAATTCAGGGGTTATCAAAGACAGCAAGACGTGGTCTGTTTTTCGTGTGCGGTCGTTTCCAGTAGGTTACGCCATTCGTTTTTAAGTTAATCAGCTTACATGTTGACCTTAACGGTACACAATTTATGTAATGGTATTAGTGTATCTCTATCATtacgtgtttttataaaatatcaatCGCGTTGATTAATCTTGGTGAAGAAAATAGGACAAGAAAACCTAAAATTACTCGGTTCTAACATTGTTGAACGTGTTCTGGTGGTAGTTTATATACAAACGTCagtattttactattttttttattgatttgttgTCGGTTCTGTTATGAATTGATCGAACGTTATGTAACACAGTTAAAACATATTCCAAAGTAACAATTAAGTGATTAAATGAAGTTCACTTTCAAATTTTATTAGATAGTCATGTCACAATGTCAATAAATTATATTCCGTTCAAA
Encoded proteins:
- the LOC127874819 gene encoding GTP cyclohydrolase 1 feedback regulatory protein-like isoform X2, which encodes MRFAQVTEEVEISPTIVDGYLNARDFSVFGAKYGKNAWQATIKLHPSLVLDKLEELGYRMVSSACNDKMMMWTMHAPPAMKSIEVQNPTDEFHQKIKD
- the LOC127874819 gene encoding GTP cyclohydrolase 1 feedback regulatory protein-like isoform X1; this translates as MPYLIIQKQFPLEEVEISPTIVDGYLNARDFSVFGAKYGKNAWQATIKLHPSLVLDKLEELGYRMVSSACNDKMMMWTMHAPPAMKSIEVQNPTDEFHQKIKD